In one window of Mercurialis annua linkage group LG4, ddMerAnnu1.2, whole genome shotgun sequence DNA:
- the LOC126678386 gene encoding uncharacterized protein LOC126678386, translating into MIARHKELREKIRQLALLYDIASAECIYEDQDQDPTGSLRVGDIQLATGKLEDDPAQVQDDLLEWISVISATSPVNVQGSGYPHPDKIKRMEDAKFIREAQYTEWLSNIVPVMKKNGKLRVCVDFRNLNLATPKDEYPMPVADMLIDRVAGHTILSFLDAHSGYNQVPINKEDISKTAFRCPEPIGAYEWVVMPFGLKNAGAAYQRAMNKMFRGLDCLEVYIDDVVVKSNTSEVHPADLRKGFERKETDEWIWTDEQQRVFDDLKDYLEKPPVMTPPKPNKPLLLYLSAAHESLGCLLAQEDNRVERALRYYMLPVVVYVLSQTDIIKYILSKPYLRNQIGKWAIAMSEFTLVYVPQRAVKGQVLADFLADHPGITLIEETISCCEIAIWEMWFDGSRTSQGTGAGVHIVSPLGASYQLSFRLYFECTNNQAEYEALIFGLEILSELGAKAISMKGDSLLVVKQVTGEFKCESELLVRYCNKAKHLIEGFQDTRIEYTERSDNGIANDLAQHGSGYKASLQFDIIERESPNLHTGGNTLDEKKYSAYQLDITQDWRNEILKWFEKPDLTNRRLRTLALNYMVLAGDLYKKCFEGLFFRCIGPKEAMLAMAEVHEGIAGAHQAGPRMRYAKGCEACQKYGPIQHVPAEELHFIIKPWPFRGWAVGLIGKIYPGSSDGHTFVIIATCYFTKWVEAKPLKSPTQEAVIKFFKEHIVHRHGLPESITTDQGTMFTGGDIVWCASQMKIKMLHSTSYYAQANRQAEATNKAIKLIVQKVIEENPRQWHVLLSEAVWANRTSKKSTTGTSPFRMVYGYDAMLPMELTVTSTRRLYQNRLSKDDYFDKMVIDALDLDEERLAALDHFEAQKRRVERAYNKRVKRKTFVVGDLVWKAVLPIGHKDNRLGKWSPNWEGPFIVTSKLTGGAYLLANIDGEEHDRTINGQFLKKYVPSCWYNIDIRLFGADEE; encoded by the exons ATGATAGCACGACATAAGGAGTTGAGGGAGAAGATCAGGCAGTTGGCCCTGCTGTATGACATTGCATCAGCCGAATGCATCTACGAGGACCAAGATCAAGACCCGACAGGATCGCTGCGAGTTGGGGACATACAATTGGCAACAGGGAAATTGGAAGATGATCCTGCCCAAGTACAGGACGACCTTCTCGAA TGGATTTCGGTCATTTCGGCAACCTCCCCGGTGAATGTCCAAGGAAGTGGATACCCTCATCCAGACAAAATTAAGCGTATGGAAGATGCTAAGTTTATTCGGGAAGCTCAgtacaccgaatggctctctaACATCGTACCAGTAATGAAGAAAAACGGAAAGCTAAGGGTATGCGTAGATTttcgaaacctcaacttggCCACACCTAAAGACGAATACCCGATGCCGGTGGCCGATATGCTAATAGACAGGGTAGCAGGGCACACGATACTCAGTTTTCTCGACGCACATTCTGGGTACAACCAAGTACCAATCAACAAAGAGGACATCTCTAAAACAGCTTTTCGATGCCCCGAGCCGATTGGAGCGTACGAGTGGGTCGTTATGCCTTTTGGCTTGAAGAACGCAGGGGCAGCATATCAGAGAGCGATGAACAAAATGTTCAGAGGCCTCGATTGCCTTGAAGTTTACATCGACGACGTGGTGGTCAAATCAAATACCAGCGAAGTCCATCCGGCCGATCTTCGGAAAGGTTTCGAAC GAAAAGAGACCGATGAGTGGATATGGACGGACGAGCAACAGAGGGTGTTTGATGATTTAAAAGATTACTTGGAAAAACCTCCGGTTATGACTCCCCCAAAGCCGAATAAACCATTGTTGCTGTACTTATCGGCTGCACACGAATCCCTGGGATGCTTGCTCGCCCAAGAAGATAACAGGGTCGAAAGAGCG CTTCGGTATTACATGTTGCCGGTAGTGGTGTACGTACTAtcccagaccgatatcattaagtatattCTATCGAAACCATACTTGAGAAATCAGATTGGGAAGTGGGCGATTGCCATGTCCGAGTTTACATTAGTATATGTTCCCCAAAGGGCAGTCAAAGGACAAGTGTTGGCCGATTTCTTAGCCGATCATCCTGGCATCACCCTTATCGAGGAGACAATTAGTTGCTGCGAGATAGCCATATGGGAGATGTGGTTTGATGGATCCAGGACTAGCCAGGGGACAGGCGCCGGAGTACATATCGTTTCGCCCTTGGGGGCATCGTACCAATTGTCATTTAGGCTCTATTTTGAGTGTACCAACAATCAGGCGGAATATGAGGCCCTGATATTCGGCCTCGAGATTCTATCCGAGCTGGGGGCAAAGGCGATCAGTATGAAAGGAGACTCTTTGTTGGTTGTTAAACAGGTGACAGGAGAATTCAAATGCGAGTCCGAGCTACTGGTAAGATATTGTAATAAGGCGAAGCATTTGATCGAAGGGTTTCAGGACACGAGGATAGAATACACCGAGAGGTCAGACAATGGTATCGCGAATGATCTAGCTCAACACGGTAGCGGTTACAAGGCAAGCCTCCAGTTTGATATAATCGAAAGAGAATCGCCAAATCTCCATACTGGGGGAAATACTCTTGATGAAAAGAAATATTCGGCTTACCAACTCGACATCACCCAAGATTGGAGGAATGAGATcttgaaatggtttgaaaaaccAGATCTGACGAATAGGAGGTTGAGGACCTTGGCCCTGAATTACATGGTTTTAGCAGGTGACTTGTACAAAAAGTGCTTTGAAGGATTATTTTTCAGATGCATCGGCCCCAAAGAAGCAATGCTTGCAATGGCCGAAGTTCATGAAGGAATAGCCGGCGCTCACCAGGCGGGCCCCAGAATGAG GTATGCGAAAGGGTGCGAGGCCTGCCAGAAATATGGTCCTATACAGCATGTCCCGGCCGAAGAATTACACTTTATTATCAAACCATGGCCGTTTAGAGGATGGGCAGTCGGCCTCATTGGGAAGATATATCCTGGCTCATCAGATGGCCATACTTTTGTTATTATCGCCACTTGTTATTTCACCAAATGGGTCGAAGCCAAGCCCCTGAAATCGCCTACGCAGGAAGCAGTGATCAAATTCTTCAAAGAGCACATCGTTCACCGGCACGGGTTACCTGAATCAATAACCACAGACCAAGGGACAATGTTCACAGGAGGCGATATAGTTTGGTGCGCGTCTCAGATGAAGATCAAGATGCTTCACTCAACGTCGTACTATGCACAAGCCAACAGACAGGCCGAAGCGACGAATAAGGCTATTAAGCTTATCGTCCAAAAAGTGATCGAGGAGAACCCAAGACAATGGCACGTCCTGCTATCGGAAGCAGTATGGGCAAATAGAACCAGCAAGAAATCGACCACAGGAACTTCGCCGTTCCGGATGGTCTATGGTTACGACgcgatgttgccaatggagctTACTGTAACGTCTACTCGCCGTTTATATCAAAATAGGTTGTCTAAAGACGATTACTTTGATAAGATGGTAATAGACGCTTTAGATCTCGACGAAGAGAGATTGGCGGCGTTAGATCACTTTGAAGCTCAGAAAAGAAGAGTTGAGAGGGCATATAACAAACGGGTGAAACGGAAAACATTTGTGGTGGGCGATCTGGTATGGAAGGCAGTCTTGCCTATTGGCCACAAGGACAATCGGCTCGGAAAATGGAGCccgaattgggaaggcccctttatCGTGACTAGTAAGTTGACAGGCGGTGCGTATTTACTGGCGAACATTGACGGAGAAGAACACGATAGGACGATCAACGGTCAGTTTCTAAAGAAATACGTCCCCAGTTGTTGGTATAATATCGACATACGACTATTTGGGGCCGACGAGGAGTGA